Proteins encoded within one genomic window of Streptomyces profundus:
- a CDS encoding LacI family DNA-binding transcriptional regulator, with the protein MSATRPPTSRDVAERAGVSQATVSLVLRDRWRGRVSPARVEAVRVAVRELGYRPNQAARNLRLGRVRTALVVVPALSNDFFARMHTGAARVAGERDLRVVLYPSPEGVGPTPDPFASASATLDGVVASSMAAEALTALSGGGLPLVMVDSEPGRAPAAATVNPDIEAGMRLVVEHLWGLGHRRVAHIAADVDSWTFAARARVLAAGLGLAPGSAPPTERAPLSVRGGLAAAERALAARPRPTALVCDDDLLAAGACKAARRLGLRVPEDVSVTGFDDLALATAVEPELTTVNLPAEELGAAGMRALLAVLDGGTGRDAVLPVRLMRRGTTAAPPPD; encoded by the coding sequence GTGAGCGCGACACGTCCCCCCACCAGCCGCGACGTCGCGGAGCGCGCCGGCGTCTCGCAGGCCACGGTCTCGTTGGTGCTGCGGGACCGCTGGCGCGGCCGGGTGTCGCCGGCGCGGGTGGAGGCGGTGCGCGTCGCGGTGCGCGAGCTGGGCTACCGGCCCAACCAGGCGGCCCGCAACCTGCGCCTGGGGCGGGTGCGCACGGCGCTGGTGGTGGTGCCGGCGCTGAGCAACGACTTCTTCGCGCGGATGCACACGGGCGCGGCCCGGGTGGCGGGCGAGCGGGATCTCCGGGTGGTGCTCTACCCCTCGCCCGAGGGCGTGGGGCCGACCCCCGACCCCTTCGCGTCGGCCAGCGCGACGTTGGACGGCGTGGTGGCCTCGTCGATGGCCGCCGAGGCGCTGACGGCGCTCAGCGGCGGCGGGCTCCCGCTGGTGATGGTGGACAGCGAGCCGGGGCGCGCGCCGGCCGCCGCCACCGTCAACCCGGACATCGAGGCGGGGATGCGCCTGGTGGTGGAGCATCTGTGGGGCCTGGGCCACCGCCGGGTGGCCCATATCGCGGCCGACGTGGACTCCTGGACGTTCGCGGCCCGGGCCCGGGTGCTCGCCGCCGGCCTCGGCCTGGCACCCGGGAGCGCGCCGCCCACCGAGCGCGCGCCGCTGAGCGTGCGGGGCGGCCTGGCCGCCGCGGAGCGCGCCCTCGCGGCGCGGCCCCGGCCCACCGCGCTGGTGTGCGACGACGATCTGCTGGCCGCGGGGGCGTGCAAGGCCGCCAGGCGGCTGGGCCTGCGGGTGCCCGAGGATGTCTCGGTCACCGGCTTCGACGATCTGGCGCTGGCCACGGCGGTGGAACCGGAGCTGACCACGGTGAACCTGCCGGCTGAGGAACTGGGCGCGGCGGGGATGCGCGCCCTGCTCGCCGTGCTGGACGGCGGGACGGGGCGGGACGCCGTCCTGCCCGTCCGCCTGATGCGCCGGGGGACGACGGCGGCGCCACCGCCCGACTGA
- the prcA gene encoding proteasome subunit alpha: protein MSTPFYVSPQQAMADRAEYARKGIARGRSLVVLQYADGIVFVAENPSRALHKVSEIYDRIAFAATGKYNEYESLRIGGTRYADLRGYTYDRQDVTARGLANLYAQTLGTIFSATVEKPYEVELLVAEVGATPAEDEIYRLPHDGSIIDEHGSVAVGGNSDQIGSYLSQRHRDDMDLGEALRLAVASLARESGGGERELSNDQLEVAVLDRKRPQQRKFKRVLNRQLTALLAEPGGGSAEGEPSESADEAAEGSEE from the coding sequence GTGTCCACGCCGTTCTATGTCTCACCCCAGCAGGCCATGGCCGACCGCGCCGAGTACGCCCGCAAGGGCATCGCGCGCGGACGCAGCCTGGTGGTCCTGCAATACGCCGACGGCATCGTGTTTGTCGCCGAGAACCCCTCACGCGCCCTGCACAAGGTGAGCGAGATCTACGACCGGATCGCGTTCGCCGCGACCGGCAAGTACAACGAGTACGAGAGCCTGCGGATCGGTGGCACCCGCTACGCCGATCTGCGCGGCTACACCTATGACCGGCAGGACGTCACGGCCAGGGGCCTGGCCAACCTCTACGCCCAGACACTGGGCACGATCTTCTCCGCCACGGTGGAGAAGCCCTATGAGGTCGAGTTGCTGGTCGCCGAGGTGGGGGCGACCCCGGCCGAGGACGAGATCTATCGGCTGCCCCACGACGGTTCGATCATCGACGAGCACGGCTCGGTCGCCGTCGGTGGCAACTCGGACCAGATCGGCAGCTATCTGAGCCAGCGACACCGCGACGACATGGACCTGGGCGAGGCCCTGCGGCTGGCCGTCGCCTCGCTGGCGCGGGAGAGCGGCGGCGGCGAGCGGGAGTTGAGCAACGATCAGCTTGAGGTCGCCGTCCTGGACCGCAAGCGTCCTCAACAGCGCAAGTTCAAGCGGGTGTTGAACCGTCAGCTGACCGCCCTGCTGGCCGAGCCCGGCGGCGGGTCCGCCGAGGGCGAGCCGAGCGAGTCGGCCGACGAGGCGGCGGAGGGCTCCGAGGAGTAG
- the prcB gene encoding proteasome subunit beta, producing MAANSHDHGRLPAAFLRPGSSSFMDFLTEHAPERLPNNRGLPPVEGPLEAVHGTTIVAASFAGGVVLAGDRRATMGNVIATKDMEKVFPADEFSAVGIAGTAGIAVELVKLFQLELEHFEKVEGEVLSLEGKANRLAAMIRGNLGMAMQGLAVVPLFAGYDLDRDRGRIFSYDVAGGRTEEQGFASVGSGSVFARGSLKKLHRADLTEEQIVTVVVQALYDAADDDSATGGPDLVRRIYPIVMVITEDGIRRLTQEEISEVARAVHEGRLQLPNGPQAPIV from the coding sequence GTGGCAGCCAACTCCCACGATCATGGGCGACTCCCGGCGGCCTTCCTGCGGCCGGGGTCGTCCTCGTTCATGGACTTCCTCACCGAGCACGCGCCGGAGCGACTCCCGAACAACCGCGGCCTGCCGCCGGTCGAGGGTCCGCTGGAGGCGGTGCACGGCACCACGATCGTGGCGGCCAGCTTCGCCGGAGGCGTGGTGCTCGCCGGCGACCGCCGCGCCACGATGGGCAATGTGATCGCCACCAAGGACATGGAGAAGGTCTTCCCGGCCGACGAGTTCTCCGCCGTCGGCATCGCCGGCACGGCGGGCATCGCGGTCGAGTTGGTCAAGCTCTTCCAACTGGAGCTGGAGCACTTCGAGAAGGTCGAGGGCGAGGTGCTCTCCCTGGAGGGCAAGGCCAACCGCCTCGCCGCCATGATCCGCGGCAACCTGGGCATGGCCATGCAGGGCCTCGCCGTGGTCCCGCTCTTCGCCGGCTACGACCTCGACCGGGACCGGGGCCGCATCTTCTCCTACGACGTGGCCGGCGGCCGGACCGAGGAGCAGGGCTTCGCCTCCGTCGGCTCGGGTTCGGTCTTCGCCCGAGGCTCCCTCAAGAAGCTGCACCGGGCGGATCTGACCGAGGAACAGATCGTCACCGTGGTGGTCCAGGCCCTCTACGACGCCGCCGACGACGACTCGGCGACGGGCGGGCCCGATCTCGTCCGCCGGATCTACCCCATCGTCATGGTGATCACCGAGGACGGCATCCGCCGACTGACCCAGGAGGAGATCTCCGAGGTCGCCAGGGCCGTGCACGAGGGCCGTCTCCAACTGCCCAACGGGCCCCAGGCGCCCATCGTCTAG
- a CDS encoding ubiquitin-like protein Pup, whose amino-acid sequence MATKDTGGGQQRASRTNEEVEEQAQDAEVSEDLKERQEALTDDVDSVLDEIDEVLESNAEDFVRSFVQKGGQ is encoded by the coding sequence ATGGCGACCAAGGACACCGGCGGCGGCCAGCAACGGGCGTCGCGCACCAACGAAGAGGTCGAGGAGCAGGCTCAGGACGCGGAGGTCTCGGAGGACCTCAAGGAGCGTCAGGAGGCCCTGACGGACGATGTGGACTCGGTTCTGGACGAGATCGACGAGGTGCTGGAGTCCAACGCCGAGGACTTCGTGCGCAGCTTCGTTCAGAAGGGCGGCCAGTAG